Proteins encoded together in one Coffea arabica cultivar ET-39 chromosome 2c, Coffea Arabica ET-39 HiFi, whole genome shotgun sequence window:
- the LOC113727470 gene encoding probable (S)-N-methylcoclaurine 3'-hydroxylase isozyme 2: MDTIALEVTNSNQYLLYATLFMMPILLHAFSRCKANNSLHLPPGPRAWPIIGNILDLDGEKTHTCLANLAEIYGPLISLRLGSKLIAVASSPATAREILKTHDQALSGRLTLRISNVIPGVKSSMIVLSAECNQRWRFLRSTARTELFSCRALESHSKLRAEKVQNMLDFLGLKGGVVVAIVDVLYATIVNILTNTMMSKDIINLKDNVGELRKFSRSLVELAVPSMADIFPLVGALDFQAKRKARDYKERNEALWADTVSERRGKQDCGTSGADFLDVLIQQSFDDCEIFNLFNELFVTSDSVSTTLGWAMSELTKNQNAMLKLRDEITNAIGGTGLLSESQLAKLPYLQACIKETLRLHPPSPFLVPHCAVQSCKVMDYDIPKNSLVVVNAYAIGRDHKTWEDPLSFKPERFLGKNLDLKGTHYELLPFGAGMDPETLDMSDEFRVPMRRVSK; encoded by the exons ATGGATACAATAGCATTAGAAGTCACGAATAGCAACCAGTATCTTCTCTATGCTACTCTCTTTATGATGCCCATCCTTCTTCATGCCTTTAGCAGGTGCAAAGCTAATAACAGCTTACATCTGCCCCCCGGCCCTCGTGCATGGCCCATCATAGGCAACATACTCGACCTAGATGGAGAAAAAACACATACATGTCTAGCGAACCTTGCCGAAATTTACGGTCCCCTGATCTCCCTAAGATTAGGCTCAAAATTGATAGCAGTTGCATCTTCTCCAGCAACTGCTAGAGAAATTTTGAAGACACACGACCAGGCTTTATCTGGTAGGCTTACTTTGCGTATATCGAACGTGATTCCAGGCGTTAAAAGTTCTATGATCGTACTATCCGCGGAATGTAACCAAAGATGGAGGTTTTTACGTAGCACTGCACGTACCGAGCTTTTCTCCTGCCGAGCTTTAGAGTCACATTCGAAGTTGAGAGCTGAGAAGGTCCAAAATATGCTAGATTTTTTGGGTTTAAAAGGAGGTGTGGTGGTGGCTATTGTGGACGTATTGTACGCTACAATTGTCAATATTTTGACAAATACCATGATGTCCAAAGATATAATCAACCTCAAGGATAACGTGGGTGAGTTGAGGAAATTTTCGAGGTCTCTAGTTGAGCTTGCTGTGCCTAGTATGGCTGACATATTTCCTTTGGTTGGTGCTTTGGATTTTCAAGCTAAGCGAAAAGCAAGGGATTataaggaaagaaatgaagctcTATGGGCTGATACCGTTAGCGAGAGAAGAGGGAAGCAGGATTGTGGTACATCCGGAGCAGATTTTCTAGATGTTCTCATTCAACAATCATTTGATGATTGTGAAATCTTCAACCTCTTCAAC GAGTTATTTGTTACTTCTGATTCAGTCAGCACCACGCTTGGATGGGCGATGTCCGAGCTAACAAAAAATCAGAATGCCATGTTAAAACTTCGTGATGAAATCACAAATGCCATTGGAGGAACAGGCTTATTAAGTGAGAGTCAACTGGCCAAGCTACCATATTTGCAAGCTTGTATAAAAGAAACACTGAGATTGCACCCTCCAAGCCCATTTCTAGTGCCTCATTGTGCAGTGCAATCTTGCAAAGTGATGGACTATGATATTCCAAAGAACAGCTTGGTGGTTGTAAATGCATATGCTATTGGACGAGATCACAAGACTTGGGAAGACCCTTTAAGCTTCAAACCAGAACGTTTTCTCGGCAAGAATCTGGATCTCAAGGGAACTCACTACGAACTTTTACCGTTTGGTGCAG GGATGGATCCAGAAACACTTGACATGAGCGACGAGTTTAGAGTACCGATGCGAAGG GTTTCTAAATAA